One Clostridium estertheticum DNA segment encodes these proteins:
- a CDS encoding sensor domain-containing diguanylate cyclase codes for MDKNLELLEKFESLSEEFETYQNFAESTIQIMSEKNTKLEKRLDNLTNIVEISKYINSNISDTNLISMINDMIIGISGVTYSSIYLFEFDKLVVKATNSYEVDLNLKFKDHFVQLDEGKLFVINSKDFVEEDLIKDKIHSIIGIPINLRDKFTGYIIVEHTLWNFFSQEHINFISSIANQIAIAIENSLLYAKVKESSVRDPLLGIYNRKYFFDTIEDKLSRNAFIEFAIVMMDIDDFKKVNDVYGHQVGDEILLCVTDTINENLQKEDIVARYGGEEIVIYIHEVKDYNVVYDRIDNIRKQITSTISKSKNLKNSITASFGISYYRGNKNVDKVLKTADIMLYKAKSRGKNRVISE; via the coding sequence ATGGATAAAAATTTAGAATTATTAGAAAAGTTTGAAAGTCTATCTGAAGAATTTGAAACTTATCAAAATTTCGCTGAAAGTACCATACAAATTATGAGTGAAAAAAATACTAAATTAGAGAAAAGGTTAGATAATCTAACCAACATCGTTGAAATTAGCAAATATATTAATTCTAATATTAGTGATACTAACTTAATATCTATGATTAATGACATGATTATAGGTATTTCAGGTGTAACCTATTCCTCAATATATTTATTTGAATTTGACAAATTGGTAGTTAAGGCTACAAATAGCTATGAGGTGGATTTAAATTTAAAGTTTAAAGACCATTTTGTACAATTAGATGAAGGAAAATTATTTGTTATTAATTCTAAGGATTTTGTGGAAGAGGATTTAATAAAAGATAAAATACATTCAATAATAGGGATACCAATTAATTTAAGAGATAAATTTACAGGTTACATAATAGTTGAACATACACTATGGAACTTCTTTAGCCAAGAACATATTAATTTTATTTCTTCTATTGCAAATCAAATTGCTATAGCCATTGAAAATAGTTTATTGTATGCTAAGGTTAAAGAAAGTTCAGTGAGAGATCCGTTACTTGGAATATACAATAGAAAATATTTTTTTGACACCATAGAAGATAAACTTTCTAGGAATGCATTTATTGAATTTGCAATAGTTATGATGGACATTGATGATTTTAAAAAAGTAAATGATGTATATGGTCATCAAGTTGGTGATGAAATTTTACTCTGCGTTACCGATACTATAAATGAAAATTTGCAAAAGGAAGATATAGTGGCTAGATATGGTGGGGAAGAGATTGTTATATATATCCATGAAGTTAAAGATTATAACGTAGTTTATGATAGAATTGATAATATCAGGAAACAAATAACTAGTACCATAAGTAAGAGTAAAAATCTAAAGAATTCCATTACAGCTAGCTTTGGCATAAGCTATTATAGGGGAAATAAAAATGTGGATAAAGTATTAAAAACAGCAGATATAATGCTTTATAAAGCTAAATCGAGAGGAAAAAATAGAGTAATAAGCGAATAA
- a CDS encoding ECF transporter S component, whose translation MNMENRVSSIKTIDIVQISLMAAITFIATSVIHFPTFMGVLHFGDSMIFLSAILFGRKKSAISSAVGMCLFDLMTGYTMWAPFTFVIKGVMGYIAGTIAYRKNYNGDNFKNNVFAFVVAGIWMIAAYYLGGAIILTFISKEFALSKALIVSLKDIPTNILQVVGGIVLALPLITALKTKINR comes from the coding sequence ATGAATATGGAAAATAGAGTATCATCAATTAAAACCATTGATATTGTACAAATTAGTTTAATGGCCGCTATTACATTTATAGCTACTTCAGTTATACACTTTCCAACTTTTATGGGAGTACTTCATTTCGGAGATAGTATGATCTTTTTATCAGCTATATTATTTGGAAGAAAAAAATCAGCAATATCATCTGCTGTAGGTATGTGTTTATTTGATTTAATGACAGGGTATACCATGTGGGCACCATTTACTTTTGTTATTAAAGGTGTAATGGGCTATATTGCCGGGACCATTGCTTATAGAAAGAATTATAATGGGGATAATTTTAAAAATAATGTTTTTGCTTTTGTTGTAGCAGGGATTTGGATGATTGCGGCATATTATCTAGGTGGAGCAATTATACTAACATTTATTTCTAAAGAATTTGCCCTTAGTAAAGCATTAATTGTTTCACTAAAGGATATACCAACTAACATTCTTCAAGTAGTAGGCGGTATTGTTTTAGCACTACCTTTAATAACAGCTTTAAAAACAAAAATTAATAGATAA
- a CDS encoding ATP-binding protein translates to MIHVFCGRKGSGKTKALIKLANEKVDEVKGNIVYIDDDTKAVLQLNRKMRFVATNEFNLKSNNDFYGFLCGMLSKDYDIDTIFVDGVFNIVDDKLEHTAQLFSKMDSLAKKYNVDFYVNVSCESTSPPEFLKEYIA, encoded by the coding sequence ATGATTCATGTATTTTGCGGTAGAAAAGGTTCAGGTAAAACTAAAGCTTTGATTAAACTTGCCAATGAAAAGGTTGATGAAGTTAAGGGAAACATAGTTTATATTGATGATGACACTAAAGCTGTTTTGCAATTAAACAGAAAAATGAGATTTGTAGCTACAAATGAGTTTAATTTAAAAAGTAATAATGATTTTTATGGTTTTTTGTGCGGTATGCTTTCAAAGGATTACGATATTGATACCATTTTTGTTGATGGTGTATTTAATATTGTTGATGATAAACTTGAGCATACGGCACAATTGTTTTCTAAAATGGACTCTTTAGCTAAAAAGTATAATGTGGATTTTTATGTAAATGTTAGTTGCGAATCTACAAGCCCTCCGGAATTTTTAAAGGAGTATATCGCATAA
- the tyrS gene encoding tyrosine--tRNA ligase encodes MSNVYDTLFERGYIKQLTHEEEIKKILDTEKVTFYIGFDPTADSLHIGHFIAMMFMAHMQRAGHRPIALVGGGTAMIGDPSGKTDMRKMLTKEEIDYNISCIKSQLSKLIDFSDGKAILENNAEWLLNLNYVDFIRDIGVHFSVNRMLTAECFKQRLEKGLSFLEFNYMLMQGYDFLVLNQKYGCTMQLGGDDQWSNIIAGMELIRRKESKSSYGMTCALLTNSEGKKMGKTENGALWLDANKTSPYDFYQYWRNVADTDVKQCLSLLTFVPMDEVRRLSALKDEKINEAKKVLAFEVTKLIHGEEEAIKAQSAAEALFGGGTNMSDVPTVSIPLGMKNGGFMDILVYTKVVPSKAEARRLIEQGGLTINDRKIEDKNATLLDSDFKEGSVLIKKGKKKYYSLIIE; translated from the coding sequence ATGTCAAATGTATATGATACACTATTCGAGCGAGGATACATCAAACAACTTACTCATGAGGAGGAAATAAAGAAAATATTAGATACAGAAAAGGTAACATTTTATATAGGTTTTGACCCCACAGCAGATAGTCTACATATTGGCCATTTTATTGCTATGATGTTTATGGCACATATGCAAAGGGCAGGTCATAGGCCAATAGCTTTAGTCGGTGGTGGAACTGCAATGATTGGTGATCCATCCGGAAAAACAGATATGAGAAAAATGCTTACAAAAGAAGAAATAGATTATAATATATCTTGTATAAAATCTCAGCTTTCGAAACTTATAGATTTTAGTGATGGTAAAGCAATACTCGAAAACAATGCAGAATGGCTACTAAACTTAAATTATGTAGACTTTATTAGAGATATAGGAGTGCATTTTTCAGTAAACAGGATGTTAACTGCTGAATGCTTTAAACAAAGATTAGAAAAAGGTTTATCTTTCCTTGAATTTAACTATATGCTTATGCAAGGATATGACTTCTTAGTGTTAAATCAAAAATATGGATGTACTATGCAATTAGGTGGAGATGATCAATGGTCTAACATAATTGCTGGTATGGAACTAATAAGAAGAAAAGAAAGTAAATCTTCATATGGAATGACCTGTGCATTACTTACTAATAGTGAAGGCAAGAAGATGGGCAAAACGGAAAATGGTGCATTATGGCTTGATGCAAATAAAACATCACCTTATGATTTCTATCAATATTGGAGAAATGTAGCAGACACAGATGTGAAGCAATGCTTATCCTTACTTACATTTGTACCAATGGATGAAGTTAGACGATTAAGTGCACTAAAGGATGAAAAGATCAATGAAGCAAAAAAAGTTTTAGCCTTTGAGGTTACAAAACTTATCCATGGAGAAGAAGAGGCTATAAAGGCTCAGAGCGCAGCAGAAGCACTATTTGGTGGTGGAACTAATATGAGTGACGTGCCTACAGTATCTATACCCTTAGGTATGAAAAATGGGGGATTCATGGACATATTAGTGTACACTAAAGTGGTACCATCAAAAGCTGAAGCTAGAAGGCTTATTGAGCAGGGTGGATTAACTATCAACGATAGAAAGATTGAAGATAAAAATGCAACTCTTTTAGACTCAGATTTTAAAGAGGGTAGTGTACTTATAAAAAAAGGAAAGAAAAAATACTATTCCTTAATCATAGAATAA
- the trpS gene encoding tryptophan--tRNA ligase, whose translation MEDNKKVIFSGIKPSGDLTLGNYLGAIKNWVKLQEEYECYFCVVDLHAITVKQEPKDLRKRTLEILAIYIASGIDPEKNTLFIQSHVPAHCEASWLLTCSTYMGELSRMTQYKDKSKNSGESISAGLFNYPVLMAADILLYQTDLVPVGKDQLQHLEIARDIGERFNRTYSDTFVIPEPYIPKAGAKIMDLQDPTKKMSKSEENVNGYILIMDPPEVIRKKVNRAVTDSLGVVVYNDEQLGVKNLMTILTTITGMSTEEIEEKYEGLGYAQFKSDVAEAIVGELEPIQKKIVEYLGNKTYLEGIYKKGSEKANYVANKTLRKMQKKIGFIPR comes from the coding sequence TTGGAAGACAATAAAAAAGTAATATTTAGTGGAATTAAACCTTCTGGTGACTTAACCCTGGGAAATTATTTAGGAGCTATAAAAAATTGGGTCAAATTACAAGAAGAATATGAATGCTATTTTTGTGTGGTTGATTTGCATGCCATTACAGTGAAACAAGAACCAAAGGATTTAAGAAAAAGAACCTTAGAAATATTAGCTATCTATATAGCTTCAGGTATTGATCCTGAGAAAAACACTCTATTTATTCAATCACATGTTCCCGCACATTGTGAAGCTAGTTGGCTTTTAACTTGTTCCACTTACATGGGAGAATTAAGCAGAATGACTCAATATAAAGATAAATCTAAAAATAGCGGAGAAAGTATAAGTGCAGGTTTATTTAACTATCCAGTGCTTATGGCAGCAGATATTTTATTGTATCAAACAGATTTAGTGCCTGTAGGAAAAGATCAACTTCAACATCTTGAAATTGCTAGAGATATAGGAGAAAGATTCAATAGAACGTATAGCGACACCTTTGTAATACCTGAACCTTATATACCTAAGGCAGGGGCTAAGATAATGGATCTGCAAGATCCAACTAAAAAAATGTCTAAATCAGAAGAAAATGTTAATGGTTACATTTTAATAATGGATCCACCAGAAGTTATAAGAAAGAAAGTAAATAGGGCAGTTACAGATAGTTTAGGGGTAGTTGTGTATAATGATGAGCAATTAGGTGTTAAGAACTTAATGACTATACTAACTACTATAACAGGTATGTCTACTGAAGAAATTGAAGAAAAATATGAAGGACTAGGTTATGCTCAATTTAAAAGTGATGTAGCAGAAGCAATAGTTGGGGAGCTTGAACCTATACAAAAGAAGATTGTGGAATATCTAGGTAACAAAACTTATTTAGAGGGGATTTATAAAAAAGGTTCTGAAAAGGCTAACTATGTTGCAAATAAGACACTAAGAAAAATGCAAAAGAAAATAGGATTTATACCGAGATAA
- a CDS encoding spore germination protein gives MEKINVDYIKDKLKISYDVKYREIECTLGIIFGVFIDDLCDSKFISEYIFNPLIQKKIETVELEYIKKEVLPANNIGDINSNDEAIYHVLSGDVVLIFSFANSAIYCEAKGYVRRSVGIPVAENVIKGPREGFTEAFVDNVSLIRRKIKNPALKFETVILGSKSNTVTVMCYIEGVAPKNLVDYIRNKVSNIKLEFILDSSYIEEELKNKNTVFDTIGTTEKPDVASAKLLEGKIAIIVDGSPFVITAPHFFVDNFQTPDDYYSNKYFGNLSRLMRVFSFFLASLLSGVYLAFTTYHFSLIPTVFAVKLAISRAGVPLPTVIELLLMTFFFQLLREAGIRLPQPIGQAMSIVGALILGDAAVGAGLASQSTVVIVALSSIASFLVSKLYGALSIWNIIIILFSSVLGLPGFYIGFFIFISHMAGLESCGYPYLFPLGTLESFKFKDIFYRKDLSEISNSIFDKGDRDE, from the coding sequence ATGGAAAAAATAAATGTTGATTATATTAAGGATAAATTAAAAATTAGCTACGATGTAAAGTATAGAGAGATAGAATGCACGCTAGGAATAATATTCGGCGTGTTTATTGATGATTTGTGCGATTCTAAATTTATTAGTGAATACATATTTAATCCTCTAATACAAAAGAAGATTGAAACTGTAGAGTTAGAGTATATAAAAAAAGAAGTATTACCGGCTAATAACATTGGAGATATTAATAGTAATGATGAGGCTATATACCACGTTTTGTCTGGGGACGTGGTGCTTATATTCTCTTTTGCAAATAGTGCGATTTATTGTGAGGCAAAGGGGTATGTGAGGCGGAGTGTGGGAATTCCCGTTGCAGAAAACGTGATTAAAGGACCAAGAGAAGGATTTACAGAGGCATTTGTAGATAATGTATCACTTATAAGAAGAAAAATTAAAAATCCGGCTTTGAAATTTGAAACAGTAATTTTAGGAAGTAAATCTAATACGGTAACAGTAATGTGTTATATAGAAGGTGTGGCCCCTAAGAATCTTGTTGATTATATAAGGAATAAAGTATCTAATATAAAATTAGAGTTTATATTAGATTCAAGTTATATTGAAGAAGAATTGAAAAATAAGAACACAGTTTTCGACACAATAGGCACTACGGAAAAACCAGATGTGGCATCAGCAAAGCTTTTAGAAGGAAAAATAGCAATAATTGTAGATGGAAGCCCTTTTGTAATTACTGCACCACATTTTTTTGTGGATAATTTTCAAACACCGGATGATTATTATTCTAATAAGTATTTTGGTAATTTATCCAGACTTATGAGAGTGTTTAGTTTCTTCTTAGCTAGCTTATTGTCAGGGGTATATTTGGCTTTTACTACTTACCACTTTTCACTTATTCCAACAGTATTTGCTGTAAAGCTCGCAATTTCTAGAGCCGGTGTACCTCTCCCAACGGTGATAGAGTTATTACTAATGACTTTTTTCTTTCAATTACTTAGAGAGGCAGGGATAAGATTGCCACAGCCCATAGGTCAGGCAATGAGCATTGTTGGAGCTTTAATTTTAGGAGATGCTGCAGTGGGAGCAGGACTCGCATCTCAAAGTACTGTAGTAATCGTGGCACTTTCCTCTATAGCTTCTTTTTTAGTGTCTAAGCTTTATGGTGCTCTATCCATATGGAATATAATTATTATTTTATTTTCCTCAGTGCTGGGGCTACCAGGATTTTATATTGGTTTCTTTATTTTTATCTCACATATGGCTGGCCTAGAAAGTTGTGGATATCCATATTTATTTCCTTTAGGTACACTAGAAAGCTTTAAATTTAAGGATATATTCTATAGAAAAGATCTTAGCGAGATATCTAATAGTATTTTTGATAAGGGTGATCGTGATGAATAA
- a CDS encoding helix-turn-helix domain-containing protein, whose translation MDTKKISILLKRDEGTKLDFKLKMDIVIESGKKELAKDICAIANSRGGRGYIVIGVEDKTKRVIGINLDDFKEEQFQQIISSRCEPPIPISIDFVIYQSKNLAIITIYDGGQKPYQLRENGAFYIRRGSTTDTMRKDELISCLQENLSLNIETMPIISSDINSLDFNIINKYFLNKGIVVNEDNRLGFMDNTGITFVERDYNKRVVTLGGLLVFSEVNSIYIPHNMIKIVNKINNKVDEVIIVQGSLLEMLDRVEELFKSIFPLNYPIASVHEAVKNAILYRDYTMFYREIEIAINYNSVSVISPGNLLFSTKINTHNYSKRNMWIYDKLIALDDRKRFIKSGKGFARMKKSFAKYGKVIFVDSKYDNSFKVIFPGIKNFI comes from the coding sequence ATGGATACGAAAAAAATTAGCATATTGTTAAAGAGGGACGAAGGTACAAAATTAGATTTTAAGTTGAAAATGGATATAGTAATAGAAAGTGGCAAAAAAGAATTAGCTAAGGACATATGTGCTATAGCAAATTCCCGTGGGGGAAGAGGCTATATTGTTATTGGAGTGGAAGATAAGACAAAAAGAGTTATAGGTATTAATCTTGACGACTTTAAAGAAGAACAGTTTCAGCAAATTATTAGTTCGAGATGTGAACCACCCATTCCAATTTCCATAGATTTTGTGATATATCAAAGTAAAAACTTAGCAATTATAACTATATATGATGGTGGTCAGAAGCCTTATCAATTAAGGGAAAATGGCGCATTTTATATTAGACGTGGATCTACAACAGATACCATGAGAAAAGATGAATTAATTTCTTGTTTACAAGAAAATCTAAGTTTAAATATCGAAACAATGCCTATTATAAGTAGTGATATAAATAGTTTGGATTTTAATATAATTAACAAATATTTTTTAAACAAGGGAATTGTAGTAAATGAGGACAATAGACTAGGATTTATGGATAATACGGGGATAACTTTTGTTGAAAGGGATTATAACAAGAGAGTAGTGACCCTAGGAGGCTTATTGGTATTTTCTGAAGTTAATAGTATTTATATACCTCATAATATGATTAAGATAGTAAACAAGATAAATAATAAGGTTGATGAGGTTATAATTGTGCAAGGAAGTTTACTCGAGATGTTAGATAGGGTAGAAGAATTGTTCAAAAGCATATTCCCTTTAAATTATCCTATAGCTTCCGTACATGAAGCTGTAAAAAATGCAATACTTTATAGGGACTATACTATGTTTTATAGAGAAATAGAAATAGCAATAAACTACAATAGCGTCAGTGTAATTAGTCCTGGTAATTTATTATTTTCAACTAAAATTAATACTCATAATTATTCAAAAAGAAATATGTGGATATATGATAAGTTAATTGCTTTAGATGATAGAAAAAGGTTTATAAAATCTGGGAAAGGCTTTGCACGAATGAAAAAATCCTTTGCCAAATATGGTAAAGTAATATTTGTGGATTCCAAATATGATAATAGTTTTAAGGTGATTTTCCCAGGGATTAAGAATTTTATTTAA
- a CDS encoding endospore germination permease, translating to MDKLNTKHLMFIIWGTSIVAMKTYPNVFIVNGGRDSWISVIIASIILFFYFIFLLFVCKKSNCYNMDEIYHKALGKTIGDIFLILFIITLIISLIESSSVEANALHLNMLSDTPTWFFLLFILVPAIYITKKGTRAITIVTIIGICLIMLAGINLAILTAKYKKFNYLLPIMADGVTPSFLLSVIKALGCYGSIAICIPFLSRVTNKSKITKHCIIAILIVIQMEIVANIGILSTFGIARVLSINYPKLIQTQLVAYFSFLEGGEFFVMLQMVGGWFIKYVLTLNAILILLKKLSFFNKYWIYIITLFVFIISYFISAKVILLYKFLNIYVYLSVVCFILIPTIIFSVFYIKTIKNNRNNYATKK from the coding sequence ATGGATAAGCTAAATACAAAACATTTAATGTTCATAATATGGGGAACTTCCATTGTAGCAATGAAAACTTACCCCAACGTATTCATAGTGAATGGCGGTAGAGATTCCTGGATCTCCGTTATTATTGCCTCTATTATTTTATTTTTTTATTTCATTTTTTTACTTTTCGTTTGTAAAAAAAGCAATTGCTATAATATGGATGAAATATACCATAAGGCTTTAGGTAAAACTATAGGAGATATTTTCTTGATACTATTTATCATAACTTTAATTATCAGCTTAATAGAAAGTTCTTCAGTAGAAGCAAATGCCTTGCATCTAAATATGCTTTCAGATACCCCTACTTGGTTTTTCCTCTTATTTATATTAGTACCTGCCATTTATATTACAAAGAAGGGTACTAGGGCAATAACTATAGTTACCATTATCGGTATATGTCTTATTATGTTGGCAGGGATAAACCTAGCAATTCTTACAGCCAAATACAAAAAATTTAATTACCTACTTCCTATAATGGCTGATGGCGTCACCCCCTCCTTTCTTTTATCTGTAATAAAGGCACTGGGGTGCTATGGTAGTATAGCCATTTGCATTCCATTTTTATCCAGAGTAACAAATAAATCAAAAATCACAAAGCATTGCATTATTGCAATATTAATTGTAATACAAATGGAGATTGTGGCAAATATCGGTATTTTAAGCACCTTTGGAATAGCTAGAGTCCTTAGCATTAACTATCCCAAGCTCATACAAACTCAGTTAGTTGCTTATTTCAGTTTTTTAGAGGGTGGGGAGTTTTTTGTAATGCTTCAAATGGTAGGTGGGTGGTTTATTAAATATGTATTAACTTTAAATGCTATACTAATTCTATTAAAAAAACTTTCTTTCTTTAATAAATACTGGATATACATTATTACCTTATTTGTATTCATAATTTCCTATTTCATATCCGCTAAAGTAATATTACTATATAAGTTTTTAAATATTTACGTCTATTTGTCTGTAGTGTGCTTCATATTAATACCAACAATAATTTTCAGTGTATTTTATATTAAAACTATAAAAAACAATAGAAATAACTACGCAACTAAAAAATAA
- a CDS encoding peptide chain release factor 3, whose amino-acid sequence MLDYIKEIQKRRTFAIISHPDAGKTTLTEKLLLYGGAIRLAGSVKARKASKHAVSDWMEIEKQRGISVTSSVMQFNYNDFCINILDTPGHQDFSEDTYRTLMAADSAVMIIDGAKGVEEQTRKLFHVCSIREIPIFTFINKMDRETRDIFELMDEIENEFGIKSYPMNWPIGCGVDFKGVYDRRTKEIIVFDDGKHGQIEAKETKIKVDDEKAIELIGDVLYEKLMEDMELLDVAGDDFDLAKVATGELTPVFFGSASTNFGVEPFLDNFLRLTSPPLPRNSNIGKIDVFSKDFSAFVFKIQANMNKAHRDRMAFMRICSGQFEKGMDVYHVQGGNKIKLAQPQQFLAQEREIVEAAYAGDIIGVFDPGIFSIGDTICASSNKFKFEGIPTFAPEHFAAVRTVDTMKRKQFIKGVTQIAEEGAIQVFKQLHIGIEQIIVGVVGVLQFEVLEFRLKNEYNVDIKMDRLAFKYIRWIENSSLDKEELNLTSDTRIVKDFKDRDLLLFQSDWSISWAIEHNKGLILSDVSKNND is encoded by the coding sequence TTGCTGGATTACATAAAAGAGATTCAAAAGAGAAGAACATTTGCTATAATATCACACCCCGATGCGGGTAAAACTACATTGACAGAAAAGTTATTATTATATGGAGGAGCAATAAGGCTTGCAGGTTCAGTTAAAGCCAGAAAAGCTTCTAAGCATGCGGTTTCTGATTGGATGGAAATAGAAAAACAAAGAGGTATTTCTGTTACATCATCAGTTATGCAATTTAATTATAATGATTTTTGTATAAATATACTTGATACACCAGGTCATCAAGACTTTAGTGAGGATACTTATAGAACCCTTATGGCTGCAGATAGTGCAGTAATGATTATTGATGGTGCAAAAGGGGTAGAGGAACAAACAAGAAAGCTATTCCATGTATGTAGTATTAGAGAAATACCTATTTTTACCTTTATTAACAAGATGGATAGAGAGACTAGAGATATATTTGAACTTATGGATGAGATAGAAAATGAATTTGGAATCAAATCTTACCCAATGAATTGGCCTATAGGTTGTGGGGTGGATTTTAAAGGTGTTTACGATAGACGTACAAAGGAAATCATTGTTTTTGATGATGGAAAGCATGGCCAAATAGAAGCTAAAGAGACGAAAATTAAAGTTGATGATGAAAAGGCAATTGAACTTATTGGAGATGTACTATATGAAAAGCTTATGGAAGATATGGAGCTTTTAGATGTAGCAGGTGATGATTTTGATTTAGCAAAAGTAGCTACTGGGGAGCTTACACCGGTATTTTTTGGAAGTGCTTCAACTAATTTTGGGGTTGAACCCTTTTTAGATAACTTTTTACGATTAACTTCACCACCATTACCAAGAAATTCAAACATAGGTAAAATTGATGTTTTCAGTAAAGATTTTTCTGCCTTTGTATTTAAAATTCAAGCTAATATGAATAAAGCTCACAGGGATAGAATGGCTTTTATGAGGATTTGTTCTGGTCAGTTTGAAAAAGGTATGGATGTTTATCATGTACAAGGTGGTAATAAAATAAAATTAGCGCAACCTCAACAATTTTTAGCACAAGAGAGAGAAATAGTTGAGGCGGCTTATGCAGGAGATATTATTGGAGTTTTTGATCCAGGTATATTTAGCATAGGTGATACCATATGCGCGTCATCAAATAAATTTAAGTTCGAAGGAATACCAACTTTTGCACCAGAACATTTTGCAGCCGTTAGAACTGTTGACACCATGAAGAGAAAGCAATTTATAAAGGGTGTAACACAAATAGCTGAAGAAGGTGCAATCCAAGTATTTAAGCAACTTCATATAGGGATTGAACAAATCATAGTTGGGGTTGTAGGAGTGCTTCAGTTTGAAGTATTAGAATTCAGACTTAAAAATGAATATAATGTAGATATTAAGATGGATAGATTAGCATTTAAATATATAAGATGGATTGAAAATAGTTCTTTAGATAAAGAAGAGCTTAATTTGACTAGTGATACTAGAATAGTTAAAGACTTTAAGGATAGAGACCTACTACTGTTTCAAAGTGATTGGTCCATTAGTTGGGCAATAGAGCATAATAAAGGCTTGATTTTATCGGATGTTAGCAAAAATAACGACTAA
- a CDS encoding Ger(x)C family spore germination protein: protein MNKYKKILVISLIIMNCFSMSSCFSYRDINKVLFITALIIDVDNDGNPILYGEAFKGTRGATPVGTDERILYKGIGKTVFEAVRNMNSTSSYKFNYTQNKAIIFTQKAAEYGIDNFIDFLDRDQELLIRPYIAVYLGDPEKLITLKMIEEKYIGSFVVQLIDNIGSYSRAVKLTLNQFYNQRGMGDKTSVITIIDIPKDSLDEKIEVNGGAVIKKDKMINVLSREEGQGFNFLMNAISGGTLEITNPCDVNKFITLEILKNKTKTEISYYDNIVHLKKKIKVKVDFGEAQKCITLTKENIKKIQEKSENNIVKACNNVFQKYKDMSIDIFDITEEFYEKYPKIKIENIINKTELKVEVEVEIMNTGDVKNFQ from the coding sequence ATGAATAAGTATAAAAAAATATTAGTTATAAGCTTAATAATAATGAATTGTTTTAGCATGTCATCATGTTTTAGTTATAGGGATATTAATAAAGTTTTATTTATTACTGCCTTAATAATAGATGTAGATAATGATGGTAATCCTATATTGTATGGTGAAGCTTTTAAGGGAACAAGAGGAGCAACGCCTGTAGGTACGGATGAGAGAATCTTATATAAAGGAATAGGAAAAACAGTGTTTGAAGCTGTTAGAAATATGAATTCTACTTCTAGTTATAAATTTAATTATACACAGAATAAGGCCATAATATTTACTCAAAAGGCTGCAGAATACGGTATTGATAATTTCATAGATTTTTTAGATCGTGATCAGGAATTGCTTATAAGGCCCTATATTGCAGTATATTTAGGAGATCCAGAAAAACTTATAACGCTAAAGATGATTGAAGAGAAATACATTGGATCATTTGTAGTTCAGCTTATAGATAATATTGGATCATATTCAAGAGCTGTAAAACTAACTTTAAACCAATTTTATAATCAAAGAGGTATGGGGGATAAAACCAGTGTAATAACCATAATAGATATCCCAAAAGATAGTTTAGATGAAAAAATAGAGGTAAATGGGGGAGCAGTGATTAAAAAGGATAAAATGATTAACGTACTATCAAGAGAGGAGGGTCAAGGCTTTAACTTTTTAATGAATGCTATTTCAGGTGGTACTTTAGAAATAACTAATCCCTGTGATGTTAATAAATTTATAACTTTAGAAATTTTAAAAAATAAAACTAAGACAGAAATAAGCTATTATGATAATATTGTTCATTTAAAAAAGAAAATTAAGGTTAAGGTGGATTTTGGAGAAGCCCAAAAATGTATTACGCTTACCAAAGAAAATATCAAGAAAATCCAAGAGAAATCAGAAAATAACATTGTAAAAGCCTGCAATAATGTATTTCAAAAATACAAGGATATGAGCATAGATATCTTTGATATAACTGAAGAATTTTATGAGAAATATCCAAAAATAAAAATTGAAAATATTATTAATAAAACGGAGTTGAAAGTAGAAGTAGAAGTAGAAATAATGAACACTGGGGATGTTAAAAACTTTCAATAA